The following coding sequences lie in one Sorghum bicolor cultivar BTx623 chromosome 6, Sorghum_bicolor_NCBIv3, whole genome shotgun sequence genomic window:
- the LOC110436597 gene encoding uncharacterized protein LOC110436597, producing MWARVWQSLNGGYRCAGSGVAELQRRQGLRASTHGQIGGGGALPDLPGPPWSPAHQCPGRRWRRSYSRWSLKGGIKKSFQHSCGKKRENSAVACLIVVLCSSVINGEFVQENWQDAREYSELQMVPTIRSCCHWRMFSFMQVPVEATKASNLLKYGHMYKTSVDGYLTEVAKDPSRSVYNGFVLKLLCKSCRPNGTRCMHIVNFYLKYIWHLGRVKSCI from the exons ATGTGGGCTCGGGTGTGGCAGAGCTTGAACGGAGGCTATCGGTGCGCGGGCTCGGGCGTGGCGGAGCTCCAGCGGAGGCAGGGTCTCCGTGCCAGCACCCACGGGCAGATAGGAGGAGGCGGCGCTCTGCCTGATCTGCCTGGACCCCCATGGAGCCCGGCGCACCAGTGTCCGGGAAGGAGATGGCGGAGGAGCTACTCAAGATGGTCACTGAAAG GTGGTATAAAAAAATCTTTTCAACATTCGTGtggaaaaaagagagagaattcAGCTGTAGCATGTTTGATTGTAGTTTTGTGCAGTTCAGTTATAAATGGAGAATTTGTTCAAGAAAACTGGCAAG ATGCTAGAGAATATTCAGAACTTCAGATGGTACCTACCATCCGTTCCTGTTGCCATTGGAGGATGTTCAGTTTCATGCAGGTTCCTGTTGAAGCTACTAAAGCCAGCAATTTACTAAAGTATGGACATATGTACAAGACTTCTGTTGATGGATATCTCACAGAGGTTGCAAAGGACCCCAGTAGATCAGTGTACAATGGTTTTGTTCTGAAATTGCTTTGTAAGAGTTGCCGTCCAAATGGCACAAGATGTATGCACATTGTAAATTTTTATCTGAAATACATATGGCATCTTGGCAGAGTTAAATCCTGTATATAA